The sequence CGAGTTTAATGTTTTAGCTTGTTCTACATAGTCAAGTGTTGAATTTTTTGGCAACTGGTGTAAGCTTGTCTAAGTCAAAAGACAGAGGTAATCTTACCTAGGTAATGCTTTTATCTCTATGACTCAGGTCTTACAATCAGTGTGACTTGAATCACGGAAGGCATTAGAACGAAGTACAGATTGCCAACACAGTTAAACGCTGCTCATTTAGGAGGTTTTTTCTTTGAAGCGAGCACATTTGCAGAGGGTCAAGCCTGTTGAATACTCTCCAAGTCAAGTTGAAGGTTCGGTAGAACAGCAAGAGCAAATGGTTAACGGCGTTAAGCGTAAAAAGCGCACTTCCGCAGCCATGATTGGATTAGCGCTCTCCATGGGTGCATCTAGCTTGCTCATTCCTCGTCAAAACGAAGGAGCGACGGCAGCCGAGCCAACCCCTACTGACACTGCAACACTTTCGCTAGTTCCCTCAGCATCTACTGCACCTGCAGCCACGATGACTGAGCACATAGTGGTTAAAGGTCAAACGCTTTGGCAATTGGCTCAGCGCTATCAAGTCAGCGTAGAAGCGATCGCAACTGCCAATTCTCTCAAAGCTAGCGACATCGTTAGAGTTGGGCAAGCTATCAAAATTCCAACCGCTGTTTCTGAAGTTGATGCGACTGAAGCACAACGATCTGTTGAGTTTTCTACCCTTCGCTCCCCTCAACGGGTTGCATCAGCAGACTTAAGTAGCCTTGCGGTCACCCCGACTCAACCTAGTGCCAAAGCTGAAACCTCTAAGGTTGAAGTTGCTCAAGTTCAACGTAACGTTAGCCTCGATCGGCTGAGACAGCAACAAGAGAAGCTGCGTCAGTCTTTAGCAGATCTCAAAACAAAGGATCAAGCTGCCAAAGCTGAAGGGATATCTTCTGGCGAAGCTGCTATATCAGAGACATCTACAATCGCCTCCAAGCCTTCATACACTAGAGACTATCAAAATCAACCTAGTGAAGCTGCTGATACTGTGACGCTTTCCAGTAGTGGCTCAAATCAACTAGCTGTCAGCAACTTATCTGCTCCTGATGGGCTACGTACTAATCAAGCTGTGACGGTTCCTCCCGAAGCAGGCCTGATTACACAGGTTCCTAGCCCTGCTTCGGCTGCTGCCCCGCTCGTTTCTGCTCCTGTTCAGGTTTCACAGCTTCGGGTTTCGCAGCCAACTGTGCGTCCCAACGTTCAACAGGTCGCAGCCAACCCCAAGCCTGAAATGGTTTCTTACCAAGTTAATCTTGGCGATACAGTTGCTCAGATCGCTAGCGCTCACAACATTTCCCCATCGACCTTAGTTCAAGCCAATCGCATTAGCGACCCAAATTTTATCTTCGTTGGGCAAATATTAAGAGTTCCGACTATTCAAGCCATGACCTCTGCCCCAGCGCCACGTGTTCGTCAGGCTGCACCTTCTCAGCAAGTTGCTACCCGTTTGAGTGTAGTGCCCAGCACGGTTACAGTGGCCAATCCCGCACCAGTTACTCAATCCAGCCCAAGTATTGGTGGTAGCCTAACCTCACCTTCACCATCAGGGCTTGATCCTCATGTTGAAACTCTTTTATCTGAAATCAAGGTTTTGAGAGAGCGGCATCGTACTGCTACTCCAGTTGCTACAGCCTCCAGCACTCCTATTCCTGAATCGGTGCAAGTTGCCGCGTCGAATTTACCGACACCTTCAGTTAGCACGCAGTTTAATCCAGGTGGACTCAATCCTGTTCAGGCTGCTCAACCTTCAAGGCGCACTGCCCGATCGCAGGTCATTCCCATTCAAGTTCCGGCGGCTGAAAGACCCCAAACATCTACATCAGCCCCACAGCCTCAGCAAGTTGCGGCTGCCCCAGCAGGAGCCGAGAGCTATGCTCCCCTGCTCCAGCCCGTCACCGGGAGGATGGTATCTCCTGACCTGCCGCCTCTTCAGGGCGAAGAGAGTTTCCTACCTGAAGGTGCACCCTCTTTTAATGGCTACCTCTGGCCTGCAAAAGGTCTGCTGACTTCTGGCTACGGCTGGCGCTGGGGCAGAATGCACGCTGGCATTGACATTGCTGCAGATGTGGGTACACCCATCTTTGCCGCTGCTGACGGAGTGATTGAGTACTCTGAGTGGAACTCAGGAGGCTACGGCAACTTAGTAGAAATTCGTCATCCAGATGGCAGTTTAACCCGCTATGCACACTTGAATAAAAGCCTTGTACGAGCAGGGCAGAAAGTGAAGCAAGGTGAGCAGATTGCAGAGATGGGTAGCACGGGGTATAGTACCGGGCCTCACTTACACTTTGAGGTGCGTACAGCAACGGATGGCGGGTCGGTTGATCCGATCGCTTATTTGCCGCAGAAGTAGAAAAGTTTTAGCTGGCATTGAATTAATTTTTGGTTCAATGCCAGCTAACCTAGAAGGCTGAAGTGTGGCGATCGCTACACCAATGTGATACCTTAATTAAGGTTGATTTCATCAGCGATAGTGTATTCGGCTCAGTAGCTCAGTTGGTTAGAGCAGGGGACTCATAAGCCCAAGGTCGCAGGTTCAAATCCCGCCTGAGCCATCAAAGCGTTGATCATTGATGTCTTGAAGGTTTTTTAGAAATCTTTGAGTTAAGGTTAGATTGCTGCGTGCATCTGCTATTGCTTTTTGGCATAATTTCTAGGTATTTGACCAGTTGCTTCTGCTCAAACCTGTGGTTAGAGGATTAGGCGTGACTGCCCTTAATTTGGCTCATTGTCACCCGAAGAAACCCGCTTATCATTGACCGAAATAATTTGATCGAGTCGAATAACGGTGTCATCTTCTAGCTTCACATAGTCGGCATGATTGGCAGCATAAATATCTGCAATTCGCCCTTCAACCTCGCTAGTGGTATTTGCCTCAGTATGATAAACAATCCGGCAGGTTTGGCGCAGCGTTGCGATCGCCTCCAGTTCATCTTGAAAATCGCAGCTGACGGGGGTGTAGGAGTCCATGGCAATTCCTGTGTTGTGAGTGTTTCTGGAAGACCGCTTTATAAGCGGTTTTCTTGCCCATTAAGATAGAAGATTCAACTGCATAAAGTCATCAGCCTTTGGAGCCTTTTTTCCAGACTGTCGAGGCTTGTGAGATTTAATATTGACATGGGCTACAAACCAGGTGCGCAAAGCATAGGATTGCTCAAGATCCAAATTATCTAAATTGAGCGGCGGTGGAAAAAGCTGAAGGTTTTGAGCCTTCGCCCAACCTACTTCGCTGCCGAACCTTTCTGCACCAAAAGGCATAAATGAACTCGGTAAATGAGCAAGATAGGGAACGACATTTTGTTGATGCAAAAATAACTGACGCTGTTGTTCTAATTGTTTAACTCGCTGCTGACGCGCCTGTTTGTAATTAAGGATGGGAGATGGATAATCCTTTAAAAGTAAAGAGGGAGGAAGTCCCAGATCTTCGGGGCTTAGGTGGGCTAATTCTGGAACCCAGCGCTTGATAAATAGACCTTCTGGATCACAGCGATCGACTGCTGTTTGTTCTGGGTTGTAAATTCTAGTCCAAGTTTTATCGACACAATGGGTCACGCCAGACTGCATTGCCCACTGATAATGATCAATTGGACAATCGCCATCCAACAGATGTCTCATAAAATGTAGCGCTCCGTACCGCCAATCCATTCTCAGAAGGTTGCTCAAGAAGCTGGAGTACATTGCCCGCACGCGAAAGTTAAGCTGCTGCCAGCCGCCTGTTGCCTGTAAACATCGAGCTGCTGCATCAATAATGGGAAAACCCGTTTGCCCCTGCTGCCAAGCTTGATAAAGAGTTTCGTCAAACTCCCATCCCTCTTGATCAAAAATACTGTAGAGCGATCGCACTTCTA is a genomic window of Timaviella obliquedivisa GSE-PSE-MK23-08B containing:
- a CDS encoding peptidoglycan DD-metalloendopeptidase family protein — protein: MKRAHLQRVKPVEYSPSQVEGSVEQQEQMVNGVKRKKRTSAAMIGLALSMGASSLLIPRQNEGATAAEPTPTDTATLSLVPSASTAPAATMTEHIVVKGQTLWQLAQRYQVSVEAIATANSLKASDIVRVGQAIKIPTAVSEVDATEAQRSVEFSTLRSPQRVASADLSSLAVTPTQPSAKAETSKVEVAQVQRNVSLDRLRQQQEKLRQSLADLKTKDQAAKAEGISSGEAAISETSTIASKPSYTRDYQNQPSEAADTVTLSSSGSNQLAVSNLSAPDGLRTNQAVTVPPEAGLITQVPSPASAAAPLVSAPVQVSQLRVSQPTVRPNVQQVAANPKPEMVSYQVNLGDTVAQIASAHNISPSTLVQANRISDPNFIFVGQILRVPTIQAMTSAPAPRVRQAAPSQQVATRLSVVPSTVTVANPAPVTQSSPSIGGSLTSPSPSGLDPHVETLLSEIKVLRERHRTATPVATASSTPIPESVQVAASNLPTPSVSTQFNPGGLNPVQAAQPSRRTARSQVIPIQVPAAERPQTSTSAPQPQQVAAAPAGAESYAPLLQPVTGRMVSPDLPPLQGEESFLPEGAPSFNGYLWPAKGLLTSGYGWRWGRMHAGIDIAADVGTPIFAAADGVIEYSEWNSGGYGNLVEIRHPDGSLTRYAHLNKSLVRAGQKVKQGEQIAEMGSTGYSTGPHLHFEVRTATDGGSVDPIAYLPQK